GACAACGGAGGAGAAGAGTTGTTCTCGGCGACGCGCTTCCTCTTGAGATGCCCAGCCGGGAGGATCTGCTCGAGCACGTAGGACGGCAGGTCCCTCCTCCGGGTGTGCGAGACCTCCAGCTCCATCCCGGGCCTCCAGAACTCGTACGTGTACACCTCCTGCTTGAACCCCTCCGTCGTCACGCGTAGGTCGAACGGCACctggggctgctgctgctgctgtggcttGGACAAGCCCACGAAGAAGGTTGACGTGCAGTGGAGATCATGGGGTTTGGCGGCGTAGGCTTTCGGGTTGGGATGGCAGAGCAGCATGCTTGCCGTGGCCATCTCGACCCTGTTCACCAGCTGCCTCAGCCGCGACTCCACCCACCCCTTCCACTCCCGGAGGTCGGCCTCCCCTCCGGCGACCTTCACGTCCACCTGCAGGTAGCTCTTGTACGCCTTGAAGAACTGGAACGGCTGGAACAGCGCGTCccacccgccggcgccgccgcccttGAGGATCTCCTGGCAGATGCCGTTGCCGATCTGGAGCTGCTCCGTGATGGTCCGCAGGGTGGGGTGCGAGACGTTGTAGCACGAGTTCATGCATGGGTAGGCCGGCGTGATGACGGgcatgatgtggctcttgtcgcgCGGGTTCCGCCGCGGGTCCCAGACGGGCAGCCGGAgcgcgagctcgccgccgtcgtcgtgcTCGATGTCCCGCAGCAGCACCGGGTTGGGCCACTTCCACTGCGCGAAGATCTTGAAGAAGCGCGGCACCAGCATGCTCGGCGCGGCGTTGGGGTAGAGCTGGCACACGCGCGCCACCAGGATCGCCCAGCCCACGCCGCCGAGGAACCCCATCACGTTGGAGTAGACGCCCCGCGCCTTGGCCCAGTGCTTGATGCACCGCAGCGTCGTGCGGAAGGCGCCGGCGTCCGGGACGAGACGCAGGAGCTCGTCGGCGACGCGCACGCCGTTGAGGCTGCGCGCGGAGGCCAGGTCCATGCCGCGGAAAACGGAGCGGTCGCGCAGGTCGAGGTCCCTGGGCACCACGGGCAGGCACACGCCGGCGTAGAGGAGGTCCACCTGCACGCCGCGGAAGCTCATCTTGATGACGGACACGTGCGCGCGAGGCACAGGCTGCAGCTCCGTCACGGCCTCCGTCTCCGCCAGCACGCCGCCAAGCACGGCGAAGAAGTCGCGGTCGCGGTCGATGTAGGAGGGGCCGACGACGAGGGCGTCGATGTCGGAGCCGCGGCCGTGAACGCCGAGACGGTACGAACCGAAGGGAATCAGAAGGGCGGTGGCCTGCTCAGCCATGCCGTCGGGAAACCCTCGCTGAGCGGTGACGCGCTTCACCCACCGGTCGACGATGGCTTGGAGATCGCGCAGCACCTCCTCGCGGACCGCCAGCTCATCGGAGGTCTCGTACAGGCCGGCCTCACGGAGAAGATTCTCTAACCGGCTGGAGCTCTCGTGGTCGGCCGGCGTCGGGCCAACCAGCGAGATCGGCGTCAACGTCATGATCGGGCGATTGTTCTCGTGCTGCAAAGTGAAGGACATGCTCTCATATATTTATAATAAAAGTGGAAGGTATGGTCCGGACCAAATTCGGATTTCAGACTCGTATTCGGAACTGCGCTGAGTCGAGGACGTGACCCTTAAAATGTCCCTCGAAATGAACACAATATTTGTATACTcaaacagtttgtctaattcatatttaaatgttttttaaggatgtcataTCTAACTTCCCACAAATATATAatgaagcaacaagaaacaaaaaaaaactaggacaaaaaaaatagaccGCAAACAGAGTGAAAATCAGCTTAGATGTGATATAACTATGTCACatttagatgtgtcctagacagacccataCTCAAAATAATAGCATATCAAAAGGGTCCGAATAACTGCCACACGTGAGGCATGGACGGGAAACCGCccgcacgcctcgtgtggcatggacggGAACCGGCCCGCACGACCACGTCCGCGCGCACAAAAGCACggcccgcacgtccggtgtgtggcaaccCCGCCCGCACTGCCCCATCCGGGCCAGACGACccgctgcccgcacgacccagccgTTCCCGGCCTCCGATCCATCCCCTCTCTCGTCTGCCGCCATCGTCCCCCATCTCTCGAACCCCGACCTCCGTCGCCGGCCATCTctagttgccatggcaaccagggcAGATCCGTAGGGCGCTCGCACCGCAAACCACACCCCAACCCTCCCCACCCCCAGCCCCCCACTCCAACCCAGCCCTCCAGAGACGATCATCTAAAACCAGGTGAAATCTCCCGATCTCATCCTTCTCATCCTTAAGGTTGAAAATCTCCCGATCTTGTACTGGGTCCATGCTATAGGGGTagaacactgcatggttcagtgtaTATTCGCAGTTGCCAGGCAGAATAcaccagatctgccatgtactacgtTTGAGATTAACTTAAGTTCATAGTTTAATTGACGCAAGTAGTTGGGTATGAAATGGATGAGTAGGAATCCCTAAAAAAGGGCAGGAAGGACAATTTTTGGAATGAAGGGGGTGGGAAAAATTAATTGCCACTTGTGTATAACGACAGTTGCCACCTTTCGTTGTCAGTAGCTGCCACCTATTTTGACCTGTTGCTTGCCATCCCTATCTTCTATGTGCAAGCAGCAGAAGAATACAATTCTTGTGGATTGTTGATGCCTTCTTGTTCATCCAGTGATTGAGAACACATCGGAAAGAAGCGAGACACggaaagaatgaatcacgaagatggcgctgatgcttggggttctcaaaggccagaaacgcccccttggaatgcatcagagtacagtcaactcatctctgcagggccgttgctgccactactagaacagtatgcaggcgtaggtatgatgcgtgataacaaaagaagagaacagttgccatcttcgcaacgatgaagatgacattctacttatgtcatacactgtcattttttcgcaggttcttatgaccaaaacactcATAGGGGGCCCCCGTGGCAAGTTCAGTCACaaggcgctaacactgacaaatgtacgggcagccaacttcaactagctagtatggctaatcaaggtaatgcaaaacgaaaaaagagcacatactgctgtggacatgaaaaatgaacatgcaaaaaaactggcaaaaggactcacgagttatcacgggtgaaaatgcagagccttcatgcagcacgtggcatcaggcagcacccatgtacctgccatcgacgtcatacacaggtgagtccataaaaaAGTGAAGTTGCGGATGCTCAATTAGCAGAAGGAGCATAGTTGACAACTATAATTGCCATGACTGGACATCTACAGTTGCCATGAATTAAAAACTACACTTCTCATCCCTGGACAACTGTTGTTGCCATCCCTGGACACCTGCAGTTGCCATGGaggaacaactgcagttgccatgccagtgcaactacatttgccatgccatggcaactacagttgccatgaagGAACAACTGTGGTTGCCATACTgatgcaactacagttgccatgccagTAAAACTGCAGTTGCCACATCAGGGGCAACTGCAGTTTCCATGCTAGCACAAAACTGCATTTGCCATGAATTGACCAACCACTACTATGCTTTCAGGTTATTACGCTGGTGGTAACCCGGCAAACGTCTCGTGGCAAGCTTCACAAATTGCAGGTGGAGCACGTCATTATGGTGtcacagaccacacaagatggtCAAATGCAGCACAACAAGATAAGGAAAAAAACTGAACCACAAAAAACAGCGCTACATTTGTTATTTGTAGTTATTTGTAGGCAAAACaaatagttgccatgtttgttgaacaGTAGCTGCCATGACTGGACAGCTACAGCTGCCATACATGTCCACGTGCAGACTCACGGCTTGCTGTTTGaaatgatgtcatgccaaatcactCGAAGATGGTGTGATCCGTTGTGATACACATGCTATCCAAACAAAAATCTTACTCTTGTACCTGTTTTTTCTATTACAGGGCCTATAACTACACTGAACAGCGGCGCGGGGACATTTACggcggggagctctgagcgcacggaagacgcgttccaccagccagcagacaatcatgccgcaaacaatttcgagtcagagtcgggaatggcaatcattccagtaatgccgacaagcaccctttgaacacaagcactggcAACACTCAAGTAGATGGAACTGCCActgatactgaagtgaatgatgaaactgacgacgacgcacaaggggatgaagatggtgggcaatcagagatcgtggtacctcagccaccgtacattgggcagagatttgaatcgttCGAACAAGTAAAGGAAtactaccagacatatgcaaagttccatggatttgcggtcaacaccgagtaccataggaaaattaagaaaactaacgagtacagcagaggtgagatgaggtgccacaaggcacggaggaacaagaaggggaaaggtgttgcgcctgtccTTCCGGCACGAAAGAGAGGTTTCATTCTCAAGACTGAGTGCCTTGTCCGttgtaagctaaacgtagatggagAACAGTGGGTGGTCAatgaatattttgacgagcacaaccaccaactcataaagaagtttgacctggtaaaatttctgaccgcccacagagggttcacccccgtcgaaaggcaattcgtaaagctgctacatgattgtaacgtcggtccatcaagaatggtacagatactatctctcatccacagcaaaaaggggactctgagtagcatgccgtacataccagctgacgtcacaaacctacaggccaagtaccatagagagagcaagttggcagacatagaggccataatggcctacttcgatgaaaaagcgaaggaagatccagctttcttctacaggataaggttggacgatgaggaccgtgtcaggaacatgtattgggtggatggtgctgcaaggagagcctacaaacatttccgagattgcatttcattcgacgcgacgtacctcaccaatatgtacaagatgccatgcgctccgttcataggaataaataaccacaatcagtcgttgcagttcggCTGCGGGCTCGTCCGGAACGAAGACACGAATGGGTAtgtttggctgttcaagaccttcttggagtgcatggatggacttgctccgatgaacataataacagaccaagat
The window above is part of the Triticum aestivum cultivar Chinese Spring chromosome 2A, IWGSC CS RefSeq v2.1, whole genome shotgun sequence genome. Proteins encoded here:
- the LOC123186049 gene encoding nuclear poly(A) polymerase 4-like: MTLTPISLVGPTPADHESSSRLENLLREAGLYETSDELAVREEVLRDLQAIVDRWVKRVTAQRGFPDGMAEQATALLIPFGSYRLGVHGRGSDIDALVVGPSYIDRDRDFFAVLGGVLAETEAVTELQPVPRAHVSVIKMSFRGVQVDLLYAGVCLPVVPRDLDLRDRSVFRGMDLASARSLNGVRVADELLRLVPDAGAFRTTLRCIKHWAKARGVYSNVMGFLGGVGWAILVARVCQLYPNAAPSMLVPRFFKIFAQWKWPNPVLLRDIEHDDGGELALRLPVWDPRRNPRDKSHIMPVITPAYPCMNSCYNVSHPTLRTITEQLQIGNGICQEILKGGGAGGWDALFQPFQFFKAYKSYLQVDVKVAGGEADLREWKGWVESRLRQLVNRVEMATASMLLCHPNPKAYAAKPHDLHCTSTFFVGLSKPQQQQQPQVPFDLRVTTEGFKQEVYTYEFWRPGMELEVSHTRRRDLPSYVLEQILPAGHLKRKRVAENNSSPPLSSASGEVKKVAAAGGTGSAPERKRQCCPSSNILPSASVQGVV